The genomic stretch CAATGCAGCCCGGAAACTCATTCGCAAAGACGCCGAAGATTTCCGCCTTTGAGCGTGACACGCTTCCGAATCTCGACAGTATGCTGGATGCGGTGCTTCAGGAACTGGCTGACGTCGGCCTGGACGTCGTCGTCGGTGATGCGTTCTGACCGCCGCAGTAGCGACGATCGATCTCAGCCTGACAGGCCTCCGCGGATTCCTTTCCGGATTCGCGGAGGCCTTTTTTTCTGCGCGAATGGCTGCGGACGCGCATTCGTCGCGAGATTTTCGGTACCGACACGCGGTGTCCTGCCCGGTTGAGGCACCGCGTTACTCTTCCGCCGTATCGATGTGCTGTTGCCAGATTTTGCGAATCAGTTCGATACGGCGTTCGACGGTTCGCAGCCCGCAGTCGCGTTCCGCGGCGATTTCCCGGTTGGTCCGGCCTTCCAGCTTCGCCAATGCGATCGCGCGCTGTTCCGTATCCAGTTGTTCGAGCAGCATCCGGCACTGTTCGTTCAGCATCGCCAGGACATCGGGCCCGGGATCTTCGTTCAGGAATCGGTCAAGCGCCGCGGCTCCGTCGGCGTCGGCCTGAATATCGGCTTCTGACAACACACGCCCGCCGCCGCGTTTTTCACGCCGTTCGTAAGCGATCAGATTGCAGGCTTTCCGAACCGTCAGGACGACCAGCAGCGGCCACAGACTGCCGCGATCCTGCAGCTTTGGAAAATGGCCCCGTTCCGCTCCGCGACACATGCTGTGGAACGCGCTCAGAGCAACGTCTTCCTCGTCGGCGGCGCGGCTGATCGCGCCGCGCAGCCGCACGCGGGCAAGTCCCACAAGCCGCTGGAAATATCGGTTCCAGAGTTGTTCGGCCGCCGCCTGGTCACCCTGCTTTAGTCGTACGATCCAATGCGTGATAGTTTCGTCAGCGGACATTAAACTGGAGGTCCCTCAATCGTGTCTTCTGCGAATCGGCGGTGGCGGCCATGCATGACCATTCTGACAACCGGCCGTTGCAGGACGAACGCCAAATTGACCGCATCGCTCACGATTTTGAACAGGCGCTGCGGCGCGGCGAGGCTCCCCGGATTGAAGACGTCATTCGGGACAATGCTGAATATGAAGTTCCGCTGCTGCGCGAACTGGTTCTGGCCGAATGCGAACACCGCGACTCCGGCGGAATTCCGGCCGACTGGGATCACTATGCCGCGCGGTTTCCACAACACGCGGAACACCTGAGAGCGTGGCGGTTGCAGTTCGATTCGCAGTTCAACGCAACCGACACGACGCGGCTGGAAGAACTGAATTCGGCAGCGGCGACACGGCTTCCGAATCCGAACGACGAAGCGGCTAACGAATCCGGTGCGGCAGACGCGCCGCTGGCGCCACTGGAGATGACCGATTTTGAGATCCAGCGTCGGCTTGGAAAGGGCGGACAGGGCGAAGTGTTGCTGGCTCGCCAGAAGAGCCTCAGTCGTCCCGTGGCCATCAAACAACTGAACGCCGCGGCGACGGATAGTCCGGAAAGCGTGCGGCGGTTCGTCCGAGAGGCTCGCACGATCGCGCAGATCCATCATCCTCACGTCGTGATCATCCACGGGATCGGCCGATCGAATGCAGGCGGTCTGTTTCTGGTGATGGAATACGTCGAAGGTCCGGATCTCGCCAGTCAGATTCTCGACAAGCCGTTCGACTTTCGTCAGGCTGCGGAAACGGTCAGCCAGATTGCGGACGCCGTCGCCCACGCTCATCAATCGGGCGTGATCCATCGCGACCTGAAGCCGCAAAATATCCTGTGGGATCGGCTGCGGGGTCCCGTCGTTACGGATTTTGGTCTGGCCAGGGATCTGCGCGATGCCGATGAATTGACGCTGACCGAACAGGTCATGGGGACACCGGCCTACATGGCTCCGGAACAGGCTCACCGGCGGTTCGGCGCGGTGACGGAACGGACCGACGTGTACGGTCTGGGAGCCATCCTGTTTGCCACGCTGACCGGTCGCGGGCCGTATTCCGGAATGTCCCTTGGCGAAACGCTGCACGCGCTGGGCAGCGCCGAACCGACTCCCGACGTGCGGACACTGCGGCCGGAAACTCCCGACGGCCTGGCCGACATCTGCAACCGCTGTCTGGCAAAGTCCCCGGACGAGCGGCCGTCTTCGGCGCAGAAACTTGCGGAGGCTCTCGATGCCTGGCTATCCGGCAGACTTCCGGTCGAGGCCGATCAGCAGCCCGTGAAACACGCATGGCGAAAGCCGGCTGCCGATGCGCAGACGCGGCAGATGTTCGGTCCGTATCGACTGCTGGAACGCATTGATTCGGACGCAACGCGGATGATTCATCGAGCGGTCGCTGCCGACGGCAGACAGGTGCTGCTGAAGCAACTGCCCCCCGATTGGCGCACCGAACAGCTAAGGCGGTCTCATTTTCGCCAGGAAGTTCTGCTGGCCACACGAGTGCGCCATCCGTGCCTGGCGGAGTTTATCGATGCCGGGACAATCGACGACACGGAATACCTGGTCGTGAGTTTCGTGGACGGCGAAAGCGCGTCTCAGCGACTTCAGCGCGACGGAGCGTTCAGTGAGCAGCGCGCGGCCGAGATCCTGCAACCCATCGCGGAAGTTCTGCACCAAATCCACGAAGTCGGAGTTTTCTACCGGGACCTGAGACCGCAGAACATCATCCTGACGGGATCCGGTCAGCCGATTCTGGCGGACGTTCGCTTCAGCACTGAACTGGCCTTCGGTGATAACCAGACGCTGATGGGATGGGGGCCAATCAGTTCGTTGTGGCTCGCCCCGGAAAGGCTTCTTGGCCAGCCGTCGACCGTCGCCGGTGATGTCTATTCGCTGGGAGCGACGCTTTACGCTCTGGTTACCGGTCACGCGCCGTTTGAAGACGTCACCGACGCGATCGCTCAGATGATCCGGAAGTCCAGCGGCAGCTACACGCCCGCCAGAGAATTCGTGCCGAACCTGAGCGACGAGATTGTCGACCTGATCACGGACGCGATGGCGGATGCTCCCGCCGATCGCCCCGCGTCCGCTGCCGAGTTCGCCGAGCGATTAGAAGACTGTCTGCAATGTCTGAAACTCGGAGCCGACGCTGACGCGACAGACGACCCACCGTCCGGCCTGGAAACGGGTGCCGGCCCGCTGGTCCTGCATGAGAACGCACAGTTCAGCGTGTACCGGCCAAAGGCCATTCCGCCCGGAAGATGGGAACCAATGCTGGCGTTCGCGCACCTGTCCGAACTTCCGCCGGACGCCGCATCCGACGCAATTGAGCCGCTGGAAGAAGTTCGTCGGCAGGCAGAACAGGTGCTGGGACCGCGGGCAGAAAATTTCCAGGCATTGACTTCCGATGCCGGCCAGCCCATTCCTCACGGCGGAGAACTGACGTTCGTGCCGAGCGGCGAAGGGCTGGAATTCAATCCTCCGTCGCGCACGTTCCGATGGCTGGAATCAGTCCACCGGGAAGAATTCCGGTTTCGCGCTGATGCGGCGCTGGATGGTCAGACGGCTCGGGGACACATGTCTGTGTTCCTGGGAGACATCCTGATTGCGGAGGTCAATCTGGTGACTCGCGTCAGTCGGCACACGGACGACAACAGCGACAGCGATTTGTCTTCGCGCAATTCGGCGTATCGGTTTCGGAGAATCTACGCCTGCGTCGCGGCGGAAGATTCCGCGATCGCGGAACAGTTTCGCGATTACGCTTCAGCCATGCGCGATTCCTGCCTGACGCTCAATCATTATCGCGGCGCCGTCCGACTGGATGATGAAGAACGGCGGCAAATTCACTCGGCTGACGTGTTTCAGCTCTACTGGTCGAATCATTCCATGAATTCTCCGGGCATTGAGGAACGCTGGCGTTTTGCACTTGGGCTGAATCGGCCGGAATTCATTCGATCGCTGTATTGGGAGGAACCGTTTCCGGCCGATCCCGTGCGTTCATTGCCGCCCGCCGAACTGCTGGCTCTGGGGTTTCAAAAGATTCGCATCGTGCCCGCGCTCGCCAAACCGGCTCCGACCGGCAGGCCGGCACGAGTCAGCCGCAAACTTG from Planctomycetaceae bacterium encodes the following:
- a CDS encoding ECF-type sigma factor → MSADETITHWIVRLKQGDQAAAEQLWNRYFQRLVGLARVRLRGAISRAADEEDVALSAFHSMCRGAERGHFPKLQDRGSLWPLLVVLTVRKACNLIAYERREKRGGGRVLSEADIQADADGAAALDRFLNEDPGPDVLAMLNEQCRMLLEQLDTEQRAIALAKLEGRTNREIAAERDCGLRTVERRIELIRKIWQQHIDTAEE
- a CDS encoding protein kinase; the encoded protein is MHDHSDNRPLQDERQIDRIAHDFEQALRRGEAPRIEDVIRDNAEYEVPLLRELVLAECEHRDSGGIPADWDHYAARFPQHAEHLRAWRLQFDSQFNATDTTRLEELNSAAATRLPNPNDEAANESGAADAPLAPLEMTDFEIQRRLGKGGQGEVLLARQKSLSRPVAIKQLNAAATDSPESVRRFVREARTIAQIHHPHVVIIHGIGRSNAGGLFLVMEYVEGPDLASQILDKPFDFRQAAETVSQIADAVAHAHQSGVIHRDLKPQNILWDRLRGPVVTDFGLARDLRDADELTLTEQVMGTPAYMAPEQAHRRFGAVTERTDVYGLGAILFATLTGRGPYSGMSLGETLHALGSAEPTPDVRTLRPETPDGLADICNRCLAKSPDERPSSAQKLAEALDAWLSGRLPVEADQQPVKHAWRKPAADAQTRQMFGPYRLLERIDSDATRMIHRAVAADGRQVLLKQLPPDWRTEQLRRSHFRQEVLLATRVRHPCLAEFIDAGTIDDTEYLVVSFVDGESASQRLQRDGAFSEQRAAEILQPIAEVLHQIHEVGVFYRDLRPQNIILTGSGQPILADVRFSTELAFGDNQTLMGWGPISSLWLAPERLLGQPSTVAGDVYSLGATLYALVTGHAPFEDVTDAIAQMIRKSSGSYTPAREFVPNLSDEIVDLITDAMADAPADRPASAAEFAERLEDCLQCLKLGADADATDDPPSGLETGAGPLVLHENAQFSVYRPKAIPPGRWEPMLAFAHLSELPPDAASDAIEPLEEVRRQAEQVLGPRAENFQALTSDAGQPIPHGGELTFVPSGEGLEFNPPSRTFRWLESVHREEFRFRADAALDGQTARGHMSVFLGDILIAEVNLVTRVSRHTDDNSDSDLSSRNSAYRFRRIYACVAAEDSAIAEQFRDYASAMRDSCLTLNHYRGAVRLDDEERRQIHSADVFQLYWSNHSMNSPGIEERWRFALGLNRPEFIRSLYWEEPFPADPVRSLPPAELLALGFQKIRIVPALAKPAPTGRPARVSRKLDRVRKPRCVTSEARLEIMSGSNQGKVFTLTKDCITIGRHPNCDVPLSTHFLSRFHTQLIRNNGEWFVGDMQSRQGTFLNGKAINGQTRLKDGDLIHIENVLIAFRLLSADSDSNANAPSFRDDTQSRTTLTADVQTDQMPPEPESPADDELAAEGIPRLRKHVAVDVQKRLGVTTPASDSPETPSAGIPSTTSSERSVDAPSRAKKSADEGVWASSSPRSRRTPSVLAIVVVITTAIVAVIVGKLLTGS